In Rhizobium jaguaris, a single window of DNA contains:
- a CDS encoding ABC transporter permease, with protein MTMRPLSTLSTILRSAGFALVLLIVLLAINLYLNPARFAPAAWGTLIGLAAPLIGAALASAPVILGGRGGIDISVGPLMGFVNAIVIQTLFLSAGISSPFVLIPAALVVGASIGAINGFMTTVVRIQPIVATLGTYLVLTGVTLTILPAPVGPAPDWLKAMSSSYSVLPLAVIAVAWWLIRRLPYYDQLMAIGSDDRAAYTAGVDVTRVRFVAHVITGVFASIAGLMLTALIGSADPNIGQTYTLIAIAAVALGGISLAGGRGGLVGAAIGAIDIFLLQSVLTSFNVSTYVLQIAYGAILVAAVVLTAIQERAVKGSAL; from the coding sequence ATGACCATGAGGCCCTTGTCGACCCTATCGACGATCCTGCGCAGCGCCGGTTTTGCGCTCGTTCTGCTGATCGTGCTTCTCGCCATCAATCTCTATCTCAATCCGGCGCGTTTCGCGCCTGCCGCCTGGGGAACACTGATCGGTCTTGCGGCGCCGCTGATCGGTGCTGCTCTCGCCTCCGCGCCGGTCATCCTCGGCGGTCGCGGCGGTATCGATATTTCCGTCGGGCCGCTTATGGGTTTCGTCAACGCGATTGTCATCCAGACGCTGTTTCTGTCGGCGGGGATCTCCTCGCCCTTCGTCCTCATTCCGGCAGCACTTGTCGTCGGCGCGTCCATCGGCGCGATCAACGGTTTCATGACGACCGTCGTTCGCATCCAGCCGATCGTTGCCACGCTCGGCACCTATCTGGTGCTGACGGGTGTCACTCTGACGATCCTTCCGGCGCCCGTCGGTCCGGCTCCGGACTGGCTGAAAGCCATGTCGAGTTCCTATTCGGTTCTGCCATTAGCCGTCATTGCGGTTGCCTGGTGGCTGATCCGGCGATTGCCTTACTATGATCAGCTGATGGCGATCGGCAGCGATGACCGCGCCGCTTACACTGCCGGGGTGGACGTCACCCGCGTGCGCTTTGTCGCCCACGTCATCACCGGCGTCTTTGCCAGCATCGCCGGGCTGATGCTGACCGCGCTGATCGGCTCCGCAGACCCGAATATCGGACAGACCTATACGCTGATCGCCATCGCCGCCGTCGCGCTCGGCGGCATCAGCCTCGCGGGCGGTCGCGGCGGCCTTGTCGGTGCGGCGATCGGTGCGATCGATATCTTCCTGCTGCAGAGCGTGCTGACATCGTTCAATGTTTCCACCTATGTCCTGCAGATCGCTTACGGCGCCATCCTGGTGGCTGCGGTCGTTTTGACGGCGATACAGGAACGCGCCGTCAAGGGGAGCGCGCTATGA